Sequence from the Deltaproteobacteria bacterium genome:
GGAGTGCCGACGTAGGGATCGGCATCTATTCCGCTGCCCGAGCCCAGGGTCTCTGGTTTGTGCCTCTTACCACTGAACGGTATGACCTGGTGATTCCGGATTGCTTCTTCAATGACGAGAAGATCCAGGCCCTGCTCGATGTTATCCGCTCCGAGAGTTTCAAGAGGTCTGTCGAGGAACTCGGGGGATATGACGTTACGGGGATGGGCGAACCAGTCGAGTTGGACTGACCTATCCCGGGGAAATTCCAGACTATGGCCGATCTTGTCGACGGTTTCAACCGGAGGATCGAGTACCTCCGCATCTCCATCACCGACCGTTGCAATCTGCGGTGCAGATACTGCATGCCGGAACAGGGAATCGAATTGATCCCCCATGAGGGTATTCTCACATTTGAAGAGATCCTTCGCGTGGCTCGGGTCTTTGCACGATCCGGGATTTCGAAGATCCGCCTCACAGGGGGAGAGCCTCTGGTCCGGAGAGGAGTGGTGGATCTGATCCAACGTCTCGGCCGGGTCGAGGGGGTCGAAGATCTCAGCCTGACGACCAATGGAGTTCTCCTGGAACCATTTGCCGAACGCCTTGTCGCTGCCGGCCTCAAACGCATAAACATCAGCCTCGATTCCCTCAGGCCTGAGAAGTTCTTCCATATCACCAGGCGAGACGTCTTCCACCGGGTCTGGGCCGGAATTGAGGAATCCCTTCGGGTGGGTCTCTATCCGGTCAAGTTGAATGTGGTTGCCATAAGGGGATTCAACGAGGATGAGATAGCCGATTTCGCCCGTCTCACGGTGGAGATGCCCCTCCACGTCCGGTTTATCGAGTACATGCCTTCCGGACAGGGCGAGCCGTGGACACCGGAAGACGTCCTCACCGTCGACCAGATAAGGGAAAAGATAGAGACCATCATGCCCCTAAAGGAAGAACATTCGGAGAACAACAACGGGCCTGCTCTGACCTATAGCTGGAATGGGGCCAAGGGAAGGATCGGTTTCATCAGCCCCATAAGCCGCCATTTCTGCCAGTGGTGCAACCGCCTCCGCCTCACTTCGGATGGGAAGTTGCGGCCGTGTCTCTTCTCAGACAGGGAATTCGATTTGAGGTCCCATCTGCGGGACGGATGCGACGACGGGAAGCTGGCCCAGTTGCTCGGCACGGCACTGAAAAACAAACCTCGGGGACATACAATCAATACCCACTATTTTAGAAAATGCCAGCGGAATATGTCCTCCATTGGAGGATGACCCAGG
This genomic interval carries:
- the moaA gene encoding GTP 3',8-cyclase MoaA, with translation MADLVDGFNRRIEYLRISITDRCNLRCRYCMPEQGIELIPHEGILTFEEILRVARVFARSGISKIRLTGGEPLVRRGVVDLIQRLGRVEGVEDLSLTTNGVLLEPFAERLVAAGLKRINISLDSLRPEKFFHITRRDVFHRVWAGIEESLRVGLYPVKLNVVAIRGFNEDEIADFARLTVEMPLHVRFIEYMPSGQGEPWTPEDVLTVDQIREKIETIMPLKEEHSENNNGPALTYSWNGAKGRIGFISPISRHFCQWCNRLRLTSDGKLRPCLFSDREFDLRSHLRDGCDDGKLAQLLGTALKNKPRGHTINTHYFRKCQRNMSSIGG